One segment of Cutaneotrichosporon cavernicola HIS019 DNA, chromosome: 4 DNA contains the following:
- a CDS encoding uncharacterized protein (Protein tyrosine kinase), translating to MTMRPKGFESPRTPAAMSPPSRSTLLDHSPSSPRAHMVQLSTPSRLPSITAQQPLDFDDGSHSHMTVFGFSPPRSHMSLPPSSSPMNSHFYLPKAGAAVPILSPSLGAGEHVLQGPFLPAFEPASPRFTDSPHVLAGEFPPRSRRNSAAVVSISLSSRSRSRTPHGRKATLPAEHSGSGTPSKATTPRANLAEEWAPVAPGLDNMDGGDEDWCAPTGGIMLDADESTDSFSFDDDEHNRSWTAESEVGVTDVLRPGAVFGEGLEFEGDVIKPATGRLDISGSDDGVPLRRDGSKIGVPRQQTDTSKRSYEVIRRLGSGSYAVVYLVRERGRRKREFALKCLSKHDLEEEQLETQLFEATIHLLLPIHPNIVTLHETLQTKNWLFLMLELCPGEDLFYWLERSRDASPPPAHSRLIGGQHLDNGMDIMSSSRLSSSSIPFSSSQLFSGLANSYNSPNAFSPNVGFGSSQFSGSPASLLFAHHNGMPQSMGSPHAATPPTPSLLSSFSANTLLTTRRLRLIASMFSQMCEAVAICHNAGVSHRDIKPENFICCDSVELETVAEGDDKPDFGPQAKRKVVVKLTDFGLATTDEDSGDVECGSKPYMAYECRNNLGPSYRPAPADVWSLGIVLINMLFHRNPWKDPTEGDPNFDAYFAHPVGFLQTKFTGIGKEVATYIAEHVLCIKVEDRVSAHELGQWIRNLPEMIGGRRAIHRLKVDRLESRSRAVATDKGLFVKSPITAEPTQKSALASALASSALATSVPISVPKPPPTGPLPPPPVLSSTAIISAAPHYISTIQEVPSLPSLPSHTELVEQPGPTPPELEPDEICSATTVDDNPTPTDMSTVVSPDPTEGGDDVADLGDLDKPEDDGSGQNQKRRKRGVRKGKAAQAALAAKEDPEDKSRREALLAELVTASQDLARDLSVKKPFDPHRIQDFPPLGMDPREAAAGRKSKWKDFLAASKGNPQLEALARRVADRDAGTNGGWSAPAKLQQSKDKDTLSRPNINRQTATATSSVVSANTATSSATSSMGGGADEDDWRRPARERELRDTEKNKEWRPSTSSSRRGATEDSTRHRQATLAAAALANGLDPMGAFGRPSHLRGPSVNRGGSPLAGPPRPRLERDHADRNDGRWAPPTSSVPMPPIGRKDDKAKHVTHEVRDRTDRPWREARPRGEFNPTKSAPAPMGEFHWASSAALGPISIPPSSFSNASTPTPTAAKPPLPTQSSTASLATTNGNTPTNGTAISPEMPNKPKLKGQISTLSNMLSRLKAKGRD from the exons ATGACAATGCGGCCGAAGGGATTCGAGTCCCCCAGGACACCAGCGGCCATGTCGCCACCGAGCCGCTCAACGTTGCTCGAccactcgccctcttccccaCGCGCACACATGGTGCAACTATCCACACCCTCCCGACTCCCAAGCATCACTGCCCAGCAGCCGTTGGACTTTGACGACGGGAGCCACTCGCATATGACCGTGTTCGGGTTCAGCCCGCCCCGCTCCCATATGTCTCTCCCGCCATCAAGCTCGCCCATGAATTCACACTTCTACCTTCCCAAGGCTGGCGCTGCGGtccccatcctctcccCATCGCTGGGCGCAGGAGAACATGTCCTCCAGGGGCCGTTTCTCCCCGCCTTTGAGCCCGCGAGTCCCCGCTTCACGGACTCGCCACATGTCCTAGCGGGCGAGTTCCCTCCACGATCCCGGCGGAACTCGGCTGCTGTCGTCTCAatctccttgtcctcgcgctcgcggtccaGGACCCCTCATGGGCGCAAAGCCACCCTCCCGGCGGAACACTCCGGCTCCGGGACGCCCAGCAAGGCAACTACACCTCGTGCCAATCTTGCCGAGGAGTGGGCTCCGGTAGCACCGGGGTTAGACAACATGGATGGTGGAGACGAGGACTGGTGCGCCCCCACCGGCGGCATCATgcttgacgccgacgagtcCACTGACTCGTTCTCgtttgacgacgacgaacACAACAGGAGCTGGACTGCCGAGTCTGAGGTCGGCGTAACAGATGTGCTTCGCCCCGGCGCTGTATTTGGTGAAGGCCTCGAAttcgagggcgacgtcaTCAAGCCCGCCACCGGCCGCCTGGATATCAGCGGGAGTGACGACGGTGTGCCACTCCGCCGCGACGGTAGCAAGATCGGCGTTCCCCGCCAGCAGACCGATACCTCGAAGCGTTCCTACGAGGTCATACGACGCCTCGGCTCCGGCTCGTACGCAGTCGTGTATCtcgtccgcgagcgcgggcgTAGGAAACGCGAGTTCGCCCTCAAGTGCCTCTCCAagcacgacctcgaggaagagcaGCTCGAGACGCAGCTGTTTGAGGCAACAATACACCTCTTGCTTCCCATTCACCCGAACATTGTCACGCTACACGAGACGCTCCAGACCAAGAACTGGCTGTTCCTCATGCTTGAGCTCTGTCCTGGGGAAGACTT ATTCTACTGGTTGGAACGCTCGCGCGACGCTTCGCCGCCTCCAGCGCACTCGAGATTGATCGGCGGTCAGCACCTTGACAACGGCATGGACATCATGTCCTCTTCGCGGCTTTCGTCTTCGTCTATCCCAttctcctcgtcgcagCTCTTCTCTGGCCTCGCCAACTCGTACAACTCGCCCAACGCTTTCTCTCCCAACGTTGGCTTTGGTTCGTCCCAGTTCAGCGGGTCCCCTGCATCGCTCCTCTTCGCGCACCATAACGGCATGCCGCAGTCGATGGGGTCACCACACGCAGCCACGCCTCCCACACCCTCACTCCTCTCGTCGTTTTCGGCCAACACACTACTCACTACTCGTCGTCTCCGTCTTATCGCGTCCATGTTCTCGCAGATGTGTGAGGCGGTCGCCATCTGTCACAACGCAGGCGTCTCGCATCGCGATATCAAGCCTGAGAACTTCATCTGCTGCGACTctgtcgagctcgagacggtggctgagggcgacgacaagcCTGACTTTGGGCCGCAGGcgaagcgcaaggtcgtGGTCAAGCTCACCGACTTTGGTCTCGCGACCACGGACGAGGACTcgggcgacgtcgagtgTGGCTCCAAGCCGTACATGGCGTACGAATGTCGCAACAACCTCGGGCCGTCGTATCGTCCAGCGCCTGCAGACGTGTGGTCTCTCGGCATCGTGCTCATCAACATGCTCTTCCATCGCAACCCGTGGAAGGACCCTACCGAGGGCGATCCTAACTTTGACGCTTACTTTGCGCACCCTGTCGGCTTCCTTCAGACCAAGTTCACGGGCAtcggcaaggaggtcgCGACGTATATTGCCGAGCACGTTCTGTGCATTAAAGTTGAGGACCGCGTGAGCGCTCACGAGCTCGGACAGTGGATCCGCAATCTCCCTGAAATGATCGGTGGGCGCCGTGCGATCCACCGGCTCAAGGTGGATCGTCTCGAGAGTCGCAGCAGGGCTGTCGCCACCGACAAGGGTCTGTTTGTTAAGTCACCCATCACGGCCGAACCCACGCAGAAGAGTGCTTTGGCCTCTGCTCTAGCTTCTTCGGCCCTGGCTACTTCGGTTCCGATCTCTGTTCCCAAGCCTCCTCCTACGGGGCCACTGCCGCCTCCACCGGTACTTTCGTCCACTGCCATCATCTCAGCGGCACCTCATTACATATCTACAATTCAGGAGGTCCCAAGCCTGCCATCGCTGCCTTCCCACACTGAACTGGTTGAGCAACCTGGTCCCACGCCACCAGAGTTGGAGCCCGACGAGATCTGTTCCGCTACCACGGTCGACGACAATCCCACGCCTACCGACATGAGCACAGTCGTCTCACCGGATCCTACCGAGGGCGGAGATGACGTTGctgacctcggcgaccttgaCAAGCCAGAGGACGATGGCTCAGGGCAGAACCAGAAGCGCCGTAAGCGCGGCGTgcgcaagggcaaggcggcTCAAGCAGCCTTAGCAGCAAAGGAGGACCCCGAGGACAAGTCTCGTCGTGAGGCTTTactggccgagctcgtcacTGCTTCCCAGGACTTGGCGCGCGACCTGTCGGTCAAGAAGCCGTTTGACCCTCACCGCATCCAGGACTTCCCGCCACTCGGTATGGACCCTCGAgaggctgctgctgggcgCAAGTCAAAGTGGAAGGACTTCCTCGCGGCATCCAAGGGCAATCCGCAGTTAGAGGCATTAGCCCGCCGGGTGGCGGACAGGGACGCGGGAACCAACGGCGGCTGGTCTGCTCCGGCCAAGCTACAGCAGAGCAAGGACAAAGACACGCTGTCTCGCCCTAATATTAACCGCCAGACGGCAACGGCCACGAGTTCGGTCGTCTCTGCGAACACTGCCACATCGAGCGCTACCAGCTcgatgggtggcggcgcagacgaggacgactgGCGTCGGCCAGCTCGTGAGCGTGAGCTTCGTGATACGGAGAAGAACAAGGAGTGGCGTCCTTCTacgtcgtcgtctcgtCGGGGCGCAACCGAAGACTCGACCCGTCATCGCCAGGCCACTcttgcggcggcggcgttaGCGAACGGCTTGGACCCCATGGGCGCCTTTGGTCGCCCAAGCCATCTGCGTGGGCCGTCTGTCAATCGCGGCGGGTCGCCCCTTGCGGGGCCGCCCCGGCCTCGCCTGGAGCGTGACCACGCGGACCGCAACGATGGCCGGTGGGCGCCACCTACGAGCTCGGTCCCTATGCCTCCTATAGGCcgcaaggacgacaaggccaagcatGTGACCCACGAGGTGCGCGACCGCACAGACCGTCCTTGGCGCGAAGCGCGCCCGCGTGGCGAATTCAACCCTACCAAGTCTGCGCCCGCGCCCATGGGCGAGTTCCACtgggcgtcgtcggcagcgCTGGGACCCATTTCGAttcccccttcctcgtTTTCGAACGCCTcaacccccacccccacgGCTGCCAAgcctcctctccccaccCAGTCGTCGACAGCCTCGCTGGCCACGACCAACGGCAACACACCCACCAACGGCACAGCTATTTCGCCCGAGATGCCCAACAAGCCTAAGCTCAAGGGCCAGATCAGCACTCTCTCGAACATGCTCAGCCggctcaaggccaagggccGCGATTAG